Proteins encoded by one window of Gordonia jinghuaiqii:
- a CDS encoding CaiB/BaiF CoA transferase family protein: MAETADTAGAPFDGVRVVEIAAWTFVPGAGAILADLGADVIKVEPPTGDPQRNLQNALNRTEGAPNPFLEVPNRGKRSITLDLTTEAGHDLLLRLVEKADVVLTSYLPKQRTKLRVDVDDLLAVNPRLVYIRGTGWGSKGAKTDVGGFDAAAAWSAGGTMHKLTPPGADRPTMQPAAYYDLQGSSAIAGAVGMALFRRERTGKGGVVDVSLLNTGMWPLSPDLTAAPYIGEMPRQNRTDSPNPIVNAYRTKDDRWINLVCLQAQRFWGELCALIDRVDLIVDERFADDLARYTNRGECIAELDKAFAEHTLDEWRHILADFSGVWAAAATVAELHDDTQVLDNGYLPEVARDDGSSFRLVAPPYHFDGEPTTPRGTAPRLGQHTEEILLEAGLSTEQITTHRESGALG, from the coding sequence ATGGCCGAGACCGCGGACACGGCCGGAGCCCCGTTCGACGGCGTCCGCGTCGTCGAGATCGCCGCGTGGACCTTTGTGCCCGGTGCCGGCGCCATCTTGGCCGACCTCGGCGCCGACGTCATCAAGGTCGAACCCCCGACCGGCGACCCGCAGCGCAACCTGCAGAACGCACTGAACCGCACAGAGGGTGCCCCGAACCCGTTCCTCGAGGTCCCCAATCGCGGAAAGCGCAGCATCACACTCGATCTCACCACCGAGGCCGGACACGATCTTCTCCTGCGACTGGTCGAGAAGGCCGATGTCGTCCTCACCAGCTACCTACCGAAGCAACGGACCAAGCTCCGCGTCGACGTCGACGACCTCCTCGCGGTCAACCCCCGGCTGGTCTACATCCGCGGCACCGGCTGGGGCAGCAAGGGCGCGAAGACCGATGTCGGCGGATTCGACGCCGCGGCCGCCTGGTCGGCCGGTGGCACCATGCACAAGCTCACCCCGCCCGGCGCCGACCGTCCGACGATGCAACCCGCGGCCTATTACGACCTGCAGGGGTCGAGCGCGATCGCCGGAGCTGTCGGCATGGCGCTGTTCCGCCGCGAACGCACCGGCAAGGGCGGCGTCGTCGACGTCTCGCTTCTCAACACCGGCATGTGGCCGCTGAGCCCGGATCTGACGGCGGCGCCCTACATCGGGGAGATGCCGCGCCAGAACCGGACGGACTCGCCGAACCCGATCGTCAACGCCTACCGCACCAAGGACGACCGGTGGATCAACCTGGTCTGCCTTCAGGCACAACGCTTCTGGGGCGAACTGTGCGCGCTGATCGATCGCGTCGACCTGATCGTCGACGAGCGATTCGCCGACGACCTCGCCCGCTACACCAACCGCGGCGAGTGCATCGCCGAGCTGGACAAAGCCTTTGCCGAACACACCCTCGACGAGTGGCGCCACATCCTGGCCGACTTCTCCGGCGTGTGGGCCGCCGCCGCGACCGTCGCCGAACTCCACGACGACACACAGGTCCTCGACAACGGATACCTTCCCGAGGTGGCACGCGACGACGGCTCGAGCTTCCGGCTCGTCGCACCGCCCTACCACTTCGACGGTGAACCCACGACGCCTCGCGGAACCGCGCCGCGGCTCGGGCAGCACACCGAGGAGATCCTCCTCGAGGCCGGCCTGAGCACCGAGCAGATCACCACGCACCGCGAGAGCGGCGCGCTCGGCTGA
- a CDS encoding crotonase/enoyl-CoA hydratase family protein yields the protein MTGPQEVLTETRSGVLVITLNRPEQRNAMTKSAAEQIAAALIRLDADPDLAVGIFTGGPTTFCAGMDLKRFQLGERPLVEGRGFGGLVQAPPRKPLIAAVEGWALGGGFEMVLAADLVVAGEGARFGLPEVKRGLIARAGGAIRVPRVLPKAVALELLLTGEPMSAAALERFGLINRVCPDGEALSVARELAAVIAVNAPLAVRASKALATESRLWSDDEAFARQLEYTDPVFASQDAKEGPAAFAERRAPRWTGR from the coding sequence ATGACCGGCCCGCAGGAGGTGCTGACCGAGACCCGTTCGGGCGTCCTGGTCATCACCCTCAACCGGCCCGAGCAGCGCAACGCCATGACCAAGAGCGCCGCCGAACAGATCGCCGCGGCCCTGATCCGGCTCGATGCCGACCCCGATCTGGCGGTCGGGATCTTCACCGGCGGCCCCACGACGTTCTGTGCGGGTATGGATCTCAAGCGTTTTCAGCTGGGCGAACGTCCCCTCGTGGAAGGTCGCGGCTTCGGCGGTCTGGTGCAGGCACCGCCGCGCAAACCGCTCATCGCCGCTGTCGAGGGCTGGGCGCTGGGCGGCGGGTTCGAGATGGTCCTCGCCGCGGACCTCGTGGTCGCCGGCGAGGGGGCGAGATTCGGACTGCCCGAGGTCAAACGCGGCCTGATCGCGCGAGCCGGCGGAGCCATCCGCGTGCCCCGCGTGCTCCCGAAGGCGGTGGCGCTCGAACTGTTGCTGACCGGCGAACCGATGTCTGCGGCGGCGTTGGAGAGATTCGGGTTGATCAACCGGGTCTGCCCGGATGGTGAGGCCCTGTCGGTGGCCCGCGAACTCGCGGCGGTCATCGCAGTCAACGCGCCGCTGGCAGTACGCGCGAGCAAGGCGCTCGCCACCGAGTCGCGATTGTGGTCCGACGACGAGGCCTTCGCACGACAGCTCGAGTACACCGATCCGGTGTTCGCGTCGCAGGACGCGAAAGAGGGTCCGGCGGCATTCGCCGAACGACGCGCGCCCCGCTGGACCGGACGCTGA
- a CDS encoding acyl-CoA dehydrogenase family protein: MPTPFYESDHAAFREVVRDFVARDVTPNLDAWEEARSTGREVWKSAGELGILGIRFPEEYGGGGVTDYRFRCVVHEELARVGAAALGSGLSINEDIVGSYITELGTEEQKRRWLPAMSKGEVVTSIAMSEPAIGSDLRGMRTTAVRDGDDWVINGAKTFITSGFSSDVVLTAARTGTREGRPQLSLILVPTDVPGFERGRKLRKLGLHAQDTAEISFADVRVPATNLVGEEGRGFAHLTAQLPLERLSIAWRALSAAEAALDWTVGYTRERKAFGKRVIDFQNTRFRLAEMTTEVDITRAFLEQGVHALNAGEFDATLGAKAKWWTTELQNRIINGCLQMHGGYGYMDEYPISRAYADARVQTIVGGTTEIMKEIIGRDIAGPVPQNGATS, from the coding sequence GTGCCCACACCGTTCTACGAGTCCGACCACGCGGCTTTTCGAGAGGTCGTGCGTGATTTCGTCGCCCGCGACGTGACCCCGAACCTCGACGCCTGGGAGGAGGCCCGGTCCACCGGCCGCGAGGTGTGGAAAAGCGCAGGGGAGCTGGGCATCCTGGGTATCCGATTCCCCGAGGAGTACGGCGGCGGAGGTGTCACCGACTATCGGTTCCGGTGCGTCGTCCACGAGGAACTCGCCAGGGTCGGCGCGGCGGCACTGGGTTCGGGACTGTCGATCAACGAGGACATCGTCGGTTCGTACATCACCGAACTGGGAACCGAGGAGCAGAAACGACGCTGGCTTCCGGCGATGTCGAAGGGTGAGGTGGTCACCTCGATCGCGATGTCCGAACCCGCGATCGGCAGCGACCTCCGCGGGATGAGGACGACCGCGGTCCGCGACGGCGACGACTGGGTCATCAACGGCGCGAAGACCTTCATCACCAGCGGGTTCTCCTCCGACGTGGTGCTGACCGCGGCCCGGACCGGAACCAGGGAAGGACGGCCGCAGCTCTCGCTGATCCTCGTCCCCACCGACGTGCCGGGATTCGAGCGCGGCCGCAAGCTACGCAAACTGGGATTGCACGCGCAGGACACCGCGGAGATCTCCTTCGCCGACGTCCGGGTACCGGCAACCAATCTGGTGGGCGAAGAGGGACGGGGGTTCGCCCACCTCACCGCACAGCTGCCACTGGAACGGCTGTCCATCGCCTGGCGGGCGCTGAGCGCCGCCGAGGCGGCCCTCGACTGGACGGTCGGCTACACCCGTGAGCGCAAGGCATTCGGCAAGCGTGTCATCGACTTCCAGAACACCAGGTTCCGGCTTGCCGAGATGACCACCGAGGTGGACATCACCCGTGCGTTCCTCGAGCAGGGGGTCCACGCGCTGAACGCCGGAGAGTTCGACGCCACGCTCGGCGCCAAGGCCAAATGGTGGACCACCGAACTGCAGAACCGGATCATCAACGGCTGCCTGCAGATGCACGGCGGCTACGGGTACATGGACGAGTACCCGATCTCGCGGGCCTACGCCGACGCGCGGGTACAGACGATCGTCGGGGGGACGACCGAGATCATGAAGGAGATCATCGGCCGCGACATCGCCGGACCGGTGCCACAGAACGGGGCGACGAGCTGA
- a CDS encoding thiolase family protein, translating into MRYGETSTPRDAVIVEAVRTPIGKRNGSLAGVHAADLSAVVLNELMSRTGIDPQMVDDVLWGCVTQLGDQSSNIGRFAVLAAGWPDSVPAATINRACGSGQQAIESAAHAVIAGAHEIVVAGGVETMSRVPLGAARQTGFPYGQTVLDRYQTDELNQGFGAELIAEKWGLSRLVLDEYASRSHELAAAAIDSGAFDTQVVPVDTADGTLGVDEGLRRGTTPEKLAALKPSFRDDGVIHAGNASQISDGAAGVVIMTSARAAELGLTPIARIVAGSVVGDDPVLMLTGPIPATQKLLARTGLSIDDIGAVEINEAFAPVPLAWLAELGADPDRLNPLGGAIAVGHPLGASGAILTTRLIHHMRDKGIRFGLQAICEGGGTANATLYELVD; encoded by the coding sequence GTGAGATACGGCGAGACGAGTACTCCGCGCGACGCGGTGATCGTCGAGGCGGTCCGGACACCCATCGGCAAGCGCAACGGCTCCCTCGCGGGCGTGCACGCAGCTGATCTGTCCGCGGTGGTGTTGAACGAGTTGATGTCCCGCACCGGGATCGACCCCCAGATGGTGGACGACGTCTTGTGGGGATGCGTGACCCAGCTCGGCGATCAGTCCAGCAACATCGGCCGGTTCGCCGTGCTCGCCGCCGGCTGGCCGGATTCGGTGCCGGCCGCGACGATCAACCGGGCGTGCGGTTCGGGTCAGCAGGCGATCGAATCCGCCGCGCACGCGGTGATCGCCGGAGCGCATGAGATCGTCGTCGCCGGCGGAGTCGAGACCATGTCGCGGGTACCGCTCGGCGCCGCACGGCAGACGGGATTCCCCTACGGGCAAACAGTTCTCGACCGATATCAGACCGATGAGCTGAATCAGGGCTTCGGTGCCGAACTCATCGCCGAGAAATGGGGACTCTCGCGGCTCGTGCTCGACGAGTACGCCTCACGCTCCCATGAACTCGCCGCCGCGGCCATCGACAGTGGCGCCTTCGACACCCAGGTTGTGCCCGTCGACACCGCGGACGGGACCCTCGGCGTCGACGAAGGGCTCCGCAGAGGAACGACGCCGGAGAAGCTGGCCGCTCTGAAACCGTCGTTCCGCGACGACGGAGTCATCCACGCGGGCAATGCCTCCCAGATCTCCGACGGTGCCGCCGGGGTGGTCATCATGACCTCGGCGCGAGCAGCCGAACTCGGACTGACACCCATCGCGCGCATCGTCGCGGGATCGGTGGTGGGAGATGATCCGGTGCTGATGCTGACCGGCCCCATCCCCGCGACGCAGAAGCTCCTCGCCCGCACCGGTCTGTCGATCGACGACATCGGTGCCGTCGAGATCAACGAGGCCTTCGCCCCGGTGCCGCTCGCGTGGCTGGCGGAGCTCGGCGCCGATCCGGACCGCCTCAACCCGCTCGGCGGCGCCATCGCCGTGGGTCACCCTCTCGGCGCGTCGGGCGCGATCCTCACGACCCGGCTGATCCACCACATGCGTGACAAGGGGATCAGATTCGGCCTGCAGGCGATCTGTGAAGGCGGGGGCACGGCGAACGCCACCCTCTACGAGCTCGTCGACTGA
- a CDS encoding class I adenylate-forming enzyme family protein, with amino-acid sequence MGVGLLLDMVESGLGDRVALGKASTGLTHADVVRTARGGASVIVEQSPSEVIYLGRNGPGYPQSFFAAACAGVPFVPVNYRLGSSVLAELIDDFDHPLIVVEARYRDLVAGRDRVLDLEDFLAAARTAQPRPPVDVADDAPAVLLHTSGTTSKPKVVPLRHENLQAYVFATVDFAGADPDEAALITVPPYHVAAVGATLTNFYGGRRVVHLPDFDSREWLDIVARESISSATVVPTMLARIVDTLAGGIAEAPSLRLISYGGARLPRPVLERAMRAFPDAGFCNAYGLTETSSTLALLGPDDHAAAIASDEPYIRRRLESVGRPVPGMEIEIRDADGKPLGAGEVGSLFVRGAQVSGSYLGIGSVLDADGWFPTNDQAWVDDEGYLFIDGRADDTIIRGGENIGPAEIEDVLLTHPAVRETAVIGLPDEEWGQRLVAVIVRDPGAEISEDSVRQHVRDKLRGSRTPDEVIWADELPQTATGKVLRRRLVEQYSR; translated from the coding sequence ATGGGAGTCGGCCTCCTCCTCGACATGGTGGAATCCGGACTGGGCGATCGGGTCGCGCTCGGGAAGGCCTCGACGGGCCTGACCCACGCCGACGTCGTCCGCACCGCGCGCGGTGGCGCCTCGGTCATCGTCGAGCAGTCGCCGTCGGAGGTCATCTACCTGGGCCGCAACGGCCCCGGCTACCCGCAGTCGTTCTTCGCCGCGGCCTGCGCCGGCGTGCCGTTCGTCCCGGTCAACTACCGGCTCGGCTCCTCGGTGCTGGCCGAGTTGATCGACGATTTCGACCACCCGCTCATCGTCGTCGAGGCGCGGTATCGCGATCTCGTCGCCGGCCGCGACCGGGTGCTCGACCTCGAGGATTTCCTCGCCGCGGCGCGGACGGCGCAGCCGCGGCCGCCCGTCGACGTCGCCGACGACGCACCCGCGGTCCTGCTCCACACGAGCGGCACGACGTCGAAGCCCAAGGTCGTGCCGCTGCGGCACGAGAACCTCCAGGCCTACGTGTTCGCCACCGTCGACTTCGCCGGCGCCGACCCCGACGAGGCCGCGCTGATCACCGTTCCGCCCTATCACGTGGCCGCGGTGGGGGCCACGCTCACCAACTTCTACGGCGGCCGCCGTGTGGTGCACCTACCCGATTTCGACTCCCGCGAATGGCTCGACATCGTTGCACGCGAATCGATCTCGTCGGCGACGGTGGTCCCGACGATGCTGGCACGCATCGTGGACACACTTGCCGGGGGCATCGCCGAGGCACCGTCGTTGCGACTGATCTCCTACGGCGGTGCACGCCTGCCGCGGCCCGTACTCGAACGCGCCATGCGCGCCTTCCCCGATGCAGGCTTCTGCAACGCCTACGGACTGACCGAGACGAGCTCGACGCTTGCCCTGCTCGGACCCGACGACCACGCCGCCGCGATCGCCTCCGATGAACCGTACATCCGCCGTCGCCTGGAAAGCGTCGGTCGCCCCGTGCCCGGTATGGAGATCGAGATCCGCGACGCGGATGGAAAACCGCTCGGCGCAGGCGAAGTCGGCTCGCTGTTCGTGCGCGGCGCACAGGTGTCGGGGTCCTACCTCGGAATCGGGTCCGTCCTGGATGCCGACGGCTGGTTCCCGACGAACGATCAGGCGTGGGTGGACGACGAGGGATACCTGTTCATCGACGGCCGCGCCGACGACACCATCATCCGGGGCGGGGAGAACATCGGTCCCGCCGAGATCGAAGACGTGTTGCTGACACATCCGGCGGTGCGCGAGACCGCGGTGATCGGCCTCCCCGACGAGGAGTGGGGCCAGCGGCTGGTGGCGGTGATCGTGCGCGACCCCGGAGCCGAGATCTCCGAAGACTCGGTGCGACAGCATGTTCGGGACAAGCTGCGTGGTTCGAGGACGCCCGACGAGGTCATCTGGGCCGACGAGCTGCCCCAGACCGCCACCGGTAAGGTGCTGCGGCGGCGCCTGGTGGAGCAGTACTCGAGATGA
- a CDS encoding SDR family NAD(P)-dependent oxidoreductase codes for MRLSGNTFLVTGGASGLGEATATAIVDAGGRVVIVDLPSSAGESVSERLGEAAVFAPVDITDEDSVREALDHTAAHGPLRGVVHCAGRGGDRLRILDRQGAAAPLQSFRDVLEINLIGTYNVLRLAAERIATTEPVDTERGAIVLTASVAAFDGQIGQTSYTASKAAIHGITLVAARDLASVGIRVNTIAPGTFDTPMLARLRSDIREGLAASVPFPKRLGAPGDYADMALSLLRNPYVNGETIRLDGSIRMAPR; via the coding sequence ATGAGACTGAGCGGGAACACCTTCCTGGTCACCGGCGGCGCCTCGGGGCTCGGCGAGGCCACGGCGACCGCGATCGTCGACGCCGGCGGGCGCGTCGTCATCGTCGATCTGCCGTCCTCGGCGGGAGAGTCCGTGTCCGAACGCCTCGGTGAGGCAGCAGTTTTCGCACCGGTGGACATCACCGACGAGGACAGTGTGCGCGAGGCCCTGGACCACACGGCCGCGCATGGTCCCCTGCGGGGTGTCGTCCACTGCGCGGGACGCGGGGGTGACCGGCTGCGCATCCTCGACCGCCAGGGAGCGGCGGCACCTCTGCAGAGCTTCCGGGATGTGCTGGAGATCAACCTGATCGGCACCTACAACGTTCTCCGTCTCGCCGCGGAGCGGATCGCCACGACGGAGCCGGTGGACACCGAGCGCGGCGCGATCGTGCTCACCGCGTCGGTCGCGGCCTTCGACGGGCAGATCGGCCAGACCTCGTACACGGCGTCGAAGGCAGCCATCCACGGCATCACCCTGGTCGCCGCTCGAGACCTGGCGTCGGTGGGCATCCGGGTCAACACGATCGCGCCGGGAACCTTCGACACCCCGATGCTGGCGCGCCTGCGGTCCGATATCCGAGAGGGACTGGCGGCGTCGGTGCCGTTCCCGAAGCGGCTCGGAGCGCCCGGCGACTACGCCGACATGGCGTTGTCGTTGTTGCGGAACCCCTACGTCAACGGAGAGACGATCCGTCTGGACGGTTCGATCCGGATGGCGCCACGATGA